In Burkholderiales bacterium, a single genomic region encodes these proteins:
- a CDS encoding filamentous hemagglutinin N-terminal domain-containing protein has product MKSNAWLLRPMVLAVSSCFGMSAWGNPLGPQVVQGNATFQGLGTNSLQVRNAPGTVINWQGFSIGQGQLTNFIQQNASSAVLNRVVGGDISQIHGTLQSNGRVFLINPAGIVVGSTGIIDTAGFVGSTLNMLDADFLAGRLRFQGDPNAGGITNQGTIRTSFGGSIVLIAPHIENGKDALIQTPGGELILAAGQKVTIGTLDANGVQFEVQAPGDSVVNLGKLIAEGGAVGVFAGTLKHSGDIRADALVRDAAGRIVLKGRDTVTVAGSVSATSAAGRGGDIQVLGDRVNVLAGGTIDVSGAAGGGRLLIGGDYQGGNRNVPNASRTFVAQGANLFADATSQGDGGRIIVWADKSTRYDGNLFARGGPLGGNGGFAEVSGKENLVFTGFANLSAPRGALGTLLLDPLDLYVSATGGLNPDIIDEAGDFPNNAVTVSPDTLAKIPGNVTLFASRYMRFNDAVNLTTAGQTFTAQVGRVTNTDFPGTTSDLFPSNGLINGMDIGASITTNGGAVSLTAPTIRSFGSSLISITTGGAAITLSPTAASTPTPLLVQAGLLNLNAGTGVVTINQGGNVQVRDITSAPLTINVTGSLSTGAITSTGAVDLTGASVSTGAIGAGGLVNLTANTGSIFTGVVTANGAITEIAPGTISNSSLASGGGAVSLMGSGTSAPSISTGNITAGAGAVTLSGRSIFTGTIDTTAAVSLTASAGSIFATVDNAASVVANATSAGSLSVQVSSSTALNANNVSAIATGCTGFTVCSSANVALSGANGVNVGTVKAESPIHPVTNNRNNSVTISSSRGSVVGMAADSQVTATDVTLGTNTGSGGGIRGAGSGALNVSAERRFTFAPNGAFNVNLNGTGPNVLSVAPGLAATGSSYTGTLARQGAGTWLDVSASDALVTVNSFAPTGFNDRVYNIEPAIALSVPNGDLRAVSVIAPQGDTRPSDPLVPFTTASLPVMISASGNVTIDSYTREATAASLAKSTTIRSDGFGSVTLGSINANKDSVDVFGPGGVTISSSTLTSTGPISVSSTFGTINGGRIVGGSSVSLSSDSGTINTGQITSADSTSVTSDSGSIFVGRIDATGAVTLNSAFGAIGASAEGATLEVVSAASIDASAPTIGRAGFANPLDLQAPAITLSSTGSGGRIGFLDPATPAAPVVALTPDLTINAASAGLPGGSFNVSTGSTALKNLTIFASSSGASVTPGSGPRQASRVTSEAKTYTFDGFGGELVVDIGTVPDAGTPSQTQFVNGTLAVTNNLGNLRIASNTNMGAGGLTAEAQRGSVLSDAATFDGRALDLRAGTAGLLAPSTSVVVSTAAIGTTIAPESVTLRAGRAAGDSLPAVTGSVQTSGDVVASAVTMEAFNGSIRVGPTGTGAIGSAASRGAINLTLNRSTLDPAASIRTGNITGSNVNGTNIANAIVTGNIDATGDVVLKSRESVTTGNIDAGTILITDDQLITTTITTVGAIGQTRAPTRATLIGAPLTIGGAVTGAAGSTLGFFSNGRGSAVGTTTISGPITAGDGSTITILSRRDFDFTRIDAGAGESSVSVTADTGSIRQTAGGAGGGITAKTIFVSAPDAITKTAAGGTDPVDLFGVTNLTARATGRATFDAHASTLERLSVNKGPIGPTTPFGVSNLGSGQTVSVTGGPDITLVVDSPTSPLNFELNYIGGAITLAGLGIRTSGGDATVTSNGTFTGLTDTSPTGLTGNGIHTAGGAVVLRAPSIVTGTIDTRPGIGASGGGIDINTNFGTNILVSGDLRTGETGGAIVIGTGGGSITRSGTETIQSGTRADVRASGDIGAAGNRLVIEAPTVVLAAAGTGTAFAQLTGTNNLDLRGDHGFNVSSDTAFNTLTVSSSATGAGTAAAGTLNLTAPGQTFDFAHPGTAFQVVRADLGASQPDANRATFTTSAGDLLIFGGTSSTPSLINVPNLDLFAAQDVRLEGDAANRLVLTNALQNFRPTRDLLITGNAAITATAPGSAAPSGTAAQIFRPGRDIVVQAQGGSIAIDAPTQDFTALNGNISFLGGSGADDAVTVTGSVNQFISTAQGAARNIVLGAGSGARSNVSVVYSGGANVSPSGDGNLADQRIEAGGDVRVLGGSGADAIGEIRTGAGRQQVRADGTVLVAGGAGTGARARILHSGTADHAQQIGESRLTGGLDPVPFPYQTDAIEVRGGTNTDATAEITSSARQQVFVQNLSGTPGSAGTLKVLGGSGAGTTARIDSTGTTEQEIGLPNYLVDRPGFRMGDITVEAGTGVGSAVRITSAASQRVTTSSDFGAPGALAVRGMATDASASLTGAGQDIRVKGLTVEAGAGNNANALVQSSTTQTIQHSGVNVFGGGGAGATATAQILAAENQAIQQFFSANSVVRGGAGANSFARINTPATQTLSFSNLRVAGGDGAGAFARVDSGADQRLSLSTMTIAGGAGTDAFGKIDAATSQAGTFGSGNIGVASLTGGGGTGAYAAFESGTLQSLGYSSLTLQGGTATSTPARFVAATTQSLSGGNITLQAGGNADTAVADAGALLEGRSQFFSGFGAVMVNGGAGVAGSTSDAIIRNLAGNQTLNAGSVTVRSGLRNSLGAIVNAGDGTQMLSASSGIAVAGRSADTTANAMIQNVPATTQTLSASFGGITIANTGAGEARIISAAAQSTTSQFLHVTTDSTGLSSLSASGNQRVVTTNGGVAAAGGRSLRVAGIGSGTASIVSGATQLFEIDYPGVMTTVFGTPPPGSFVIGDTTSTGTSLIQGNNQFIFAGSATIQSGSGSASSAKLDAAGTQVVSTLPGGITIASGSGAGSSASIDPESQSLVSNGPMTLNAVGGPVTLVSNGPQNIIVTNGPLTVGGSSSAAASSIFTSGTPDQQVIIASGGVTILPFGSIGASPAGASAGALASSASTNQLVRTQDELERTQSEFERLLEEAEAEDRRSRRGIGACQ; this is encoded by the coding sequence GTGAAAAGCAACGCATGGCTGTTGCGGCCCATGGTCCTGGCCGTCAGCAGTTGCTTCGGCATGTCGGCGTGGGGCAATCCGCTCGGACCGCAGGTCGTGCAGGGCAACGCGACGTTCCAGGGTCTGGGCACGAACTCGCTTCAGGTACGTAACGCCCCCGGCACCGTCATCAACTGGCAGGGCTTCTCGATCGGCCAGGGCCAGCTCACCAACTTCATCCAGCAGAACGCGTCGAGCGCGGTGCTGAACCGCGTGGTCGGCGGCGACATCTCGCAGATCCACGGCACGCTGCAGTCCAACGGGCGTGTGTTCCTCATCAATCCTGCCGGCATCGTCGTCGGCTCGACCGGCATCATCGACACCGCGGGGTTCGTCGGCTCGACGCTCAACATGCTCGACGCCGATTTCCTCGCCGGCCGCTTGCGCTTCCAGGGCGATCCGAACGCCGGCGGCATCACCAACCAGGGGACGATACGCACCAGCTTCGGCGGCAGCATCGTACTCATCGCGCCGCACATCGAGAACGGCAAGGACGCGCTGATACAGACGCCCGGCGGCGAGCTCATCCTCGCCGCGGGACAGAAGGTGACGATCGGCACGCTCGACGCGAACGGCGTGCAGTTCGAGGTCCAGGCGCCGGGCGACTCGGTCGTCAACCTCGGCAAGTTGATTGCGGAAGGCGGCGCGGTCGGCGTCTTCGCCGGCACGCTCAAGCACAGCGGCGACATCCGCGCCGATGCGCTGGTACGCGACGCAGCGGGCCGCATCGTGCTGAAGGGCCGCGACACGGTCACCGTGGCGGGCAGCGTCAGCGCAACGAGCGCGGCAGGCCGGGGCGGCGACATACAGGTGCTCGGCGATCGCGTGAACGTGCTCGCCGGGGGAACGATCGACGTGTCGGGCGCGGCCGGCGGCGGCCGCCTGCTCATCGGCGGCGATTACCAGGGCGGCAATCGCAACGTGCCGAACGCGTCACGCACGTTCGTGGCGCAAGGCGCGAACCTCTTTGCCGATGCGACGAGCCAAGGCGACGGGGGCCGCATCATCGTGTGGGCGGACAAATCCACGCGCTATGACGGCAATCTCTTCGCACGCGGCGGACCGCTCGGCGGCAACGGCGGATTCGCCGAGGTCTCCGGCAAAGAGAACCTCGTCTTCACCGGCTTCGCGAATCTCTCCGCGCCGCGCGGCGCGCTCGGCACGCTGCTGCTCGATCCGCTCGATCTGTACGTCTCCGCGACGGGCGGTCTCAATCCGGACATCATCGACGAAGCCGGCGATTTCCCGAACAACGCGGTCACGGTCTCGCCGGACACGCTCGCCAAGATTCCGGGCAACGTGACGCTGTTCGCGTCGCGTTACATGCGTTTCAACGACGCAGTCAATCTCACCACGGCCGGCCAGACGTTCACCGCGCAGGTCGGCCGGGTGACCAACACCGATTTCCCCGGCACCACGTCGGACCTGTTCCCGTCGAACGGCCTGATCAACGGCATGGACATCGGCGCCAGCATTACGACCAACGGCGGCGCGGTGTCGCTGACCGCGCCGACGATACGCTCGTTCGGCAGCAGTCTCATCAGCATCACCACCGGCGGTGCGGCGATCACGCTTTCGCCGACGGCGGCGTCGACTCCGACACCGCTTCTGGTGCAGGCAGGCCTGCTCAACCTCAACGCCGGCACGGGCGTGGTTACGATCAATCAAGGCGGCAACGTACAGGTGCGCGACATCACCAGCGCACCGCTCACGATCAATGTGACCGGTTCGCTGAGCACCGGCGCGATCACGTCGACCGGCGCGGTCGATCTCACCGGCGCGTCGGTGTCCACCGGCGCCATCGGCGCGGGCGGCCTCGTCAACCTGACGGCGAATACGGGTTCGATCTTCACCGGTGTCGTTACTGCCAACGGCGCGATCACGGAGATCGCGCCGGGCACGATCTCGAACAGCTCGCTCGCGAGCGGGGGCGGGGCGGTCAGCCTCATGGGCTCCGGTACGAGCGCACCGAGCATCAGTACCGGCAACATCACCGCGGGCGCGGGCGCCGTAACCCTGAGCGGCCGCAGTATCTTCACCGGCACGATCGACACCACCGCGGCGGTGAGCCTCACGGCGTCGGCAGGCTCGATCTTCGCCACGGTCGACAACGCAGCGAGCGTCGTGGCCAATGCCACCAGCGCCGGCAGCCTGAGCGTGCAGGTTTCGTCCTCGACCGCGCTCAACGCGAACAACGTGAGCGCGATCGCGACCGGATGCACCGGCTTCACCGTCTGCAGTTCGGCTAACGTAGCGCTCAGCGGCGCGAACGGCGTCAACGTCGGAACCGTGAAGGCCGAGTCGCCGATCCATCCGGTGACGAACAACCGCAACAACTCGGTCACGATCAGCTCGAGCCGCGGCTCGGTCGTGGGAATGGCGGCGGATTCGCAGGTAACCGCCACCGACGTCACGCTGGGCACCAACACCGGATCGGGCGGCGGCATCCGCGGCGCGGGATCGGGCGCGTTGAACGTGAGCGCGGAACGCCGCTTCACATTCGCGCCCAACGGCGCCTTCAACGTCAACCTGAACGGCACCGGCCCGAACGTGCTGAGCGTTGCGCCGGGCCTCGCGGCGACCGGCTCGTCCTATACCGGCACGCTCGCGCGCCAGGGCGCGGGAACGTGGCTCGACGTCTCGGCCAGCGATGCGCTCGTCACGGTGAATTCATTCGCACCGACCGGGTTCAACGATCGCGTCTACAACATCGAGCCTGCGATTGCGCTCTCCGTGCCCAACGGCGATCTGCGCGCGGTCTCCGTCATTGCCCCGCAGGGCGACACACGTCCGTCCGATCCGCTGGTACCGTTCACGACGGCGTCGCTGCCGGTCATGATCAGCGCCAGCGGCAACGTCACGATCGATTCGTATACGCGCGAGGCGACGGCCGCGAGCCTCGCCAAGAGCACGACCATACGGTCCGACGGCTTCGGTTCGGTCACGCTCGGCTCGATCAACGCGAACAAGGACAGCGTCGACGTCTTCGGACCCGGCGGCGTCACGATCTCGTCGTCGACGCTGACGTCCACCGGTCCGATCTCGGTCAGCTCCACGTTCGGCACCATCAACGGCGGGCGCATCGTCGGCGGCAGCAGCGTCAGCCTGAGCTCCGACTCCGGCACCATCAACACCGGGCAGATCACCTCCGCCGATTCGACCAGCGTGACCAGCGACAGCGGCAGCATCTTCGTCGGGCGGATCGACGCCACGGGCGCGGTGACGCTGAACAGCGCTTTCGGAGCGATCGGGGCGAGCGCAGAAGGCGCGACGCTCGAGGTCGTGTCCGCCGCATCGATCGATGCCAGCGCGCCGACGATCGGCCGCGCGGGATTCGCCAATCCGCTCGACCTGCAAGCGCCCGCCATTACGCTGAGCAGCACCGGCTCGGGCGGCAGGATCGGCTTCCTCGATCCGGCGACGCCGGCCGCGCCGGTGGTCGCGCTCACACCCGACCTCACGATCAACGCCGCCAGCGCAGGCCTTCCGGGCGGCTCGTTCAACGTGAGCACCGGCAGCACCGCGCTCAAGAACCTCACGATCTTCGCGAGCTCGAGCGGCGCGTCGGTCACGCCCGGCAGCGGTCCGCGGCAGGCGAGCCGCGTCACGAGCGAGGCCAAGACCTACACCTTCGACGGCTTCGGCGGCGAGCTGGTCGTCGATATCGGCACGGTCCCCGATGCGGGCACTCCGTCGCAGACGCAGTTCGTCAACGGCACGCTCGCGGTGACGAACAACCTCGGCAACCTGCGCATCGCGAGCAACACCAACATGGGCGCGGGCGGCCTCACGGCCGAAGCGCAGCGCGGCAGCGTGCTTTCCGACGCCGCGACCTTCGACGGACGCGCGCTCGACCTGCGCGCCGGAACCGCCGGGCTCCTCGCACCTTCGACTTCTGTCGTCGTTTCGACCGCCGCGATCGGCACGACGATCGCGCCGGAGAGCGTCACGTTGCGCGCGGGGCGCGCGGCCGGCGACTCGCTGCCGGCGGTGACGGGCTCGGTCCAGACGAGCGGCGACGTCGTGGCCAGCGCGGTCACGATGGAAGCGTTCAACGGCAGCATTCGCGTCGGTCCGACCGGGACGGGCGCAATCGGCTCGGCAGCGTCGCGGGGGGCGATCAACCTCACGCTCAACCGCTCTACGCTCGACCCGGCCGCCAGCATCCGCACCGGTAACATCACGGGGTCGAACGTCAACGGCACCAACATCGCCAACGCCATCGTCACCGGCAACATCGACGCGACCGGCGACGTCGTGCTGAAGTCGCGCGAGTCGGTCACGACCGGGAACATCGACGCCGGAACGATCCTCATCACCGACGACCAGCTGATAACGACGACCATCACGACCGTCGGCGCCATCGGCCAGACGCGCGCACCGACGAGAGCCACGCTCATCGGCGCGCCGCTCACGATTGGCGGTGCGGTGACCGGGGCGGCCGGCTCGACACTCGGTTTCTTCTCGAACGGTCGCGGCAGCGCCGTGGGCACCACGACGATCAGCGGTCCGATCACCGCAGGCGACGGCAGCACGATCACCATTCTGTCGCGCCGGGATTTCGACTTCACGCGCATCGATGCCGGCGCCGGCGAGAGCTCGGTATCGGTGACCGCCGATACCGGGTCGATACGGCAAACGGCGGGCGGCGCCGGGGGCGGGATCACGGCGAAGACGATCTTCGTGTCCGCGCCCGACGCGATCACCAAGACCGCGGCGGGCGGAACCGACCCCGTCGATCTGTTCGGCGTCACGAATCTGACTGCCAGGGCGACCGGACGCGCGACCTTCGACGCGCACGCGAGCACGCTCGAACGCCTGAGCGTCAACAAGGGGCCGATCGGCCCGACCACGCCGTTCGGCGTGAGCAACCTCGGCAGCGGCCAGACCGTCTCGGTCACCGGCGGTCCCGACATCACGCTCGTGGTCGACAGCCCGACGAGTCCGCTCAATTTCGAGCTCAACTACATCGGCGGCGCGATCACGCTCGCGGGGCTCGGCATACGCACCTCGGGCGGCGATGCGACCGTGACGTCCAACGGTACCTTCACCGGCCTGACCGATACCAGCCCGACGGGGCTCACCGGAAACGGCATCCATACGGCGGGCGGTGCGGTCGTCCTGCGGGCCCCCAGCATCGTCACCGGAACCATCGATACGCGTCCCGGCATCGGTGCTTCGGGTGGCGGGATCGACATCAACACGAACTTCGGCACCAACATTCTCGTGAGCGGCGATCTCAGGACGGGTGAGACCGGCGGCGCGATCGTGATCGGGACCGGCGGCGGCTCGATCACGCGCTCGGGCACCGAAACGATACAGTCGGGAACTCGCGCCGACGTGAGGGCGAGCGGCGACATCGGCGCCGCGGGCAACCGCCTGGTGATCGAAGCGCCGACCGTCGTGCTGGCCGCGGCGGGCACGGGCACTGCGTTCGCGCAGCTTACCGGCACGAACAACCTGGACCTGCGCGGCGACCATGGCTTCAACGTCTCGTCCGACACCGCGTTCAACACGCTGACGGTGTCGAGCAGCGCCACCGGCGCCGGCACCGCGGCGGCCGGCACGCTCAATCTGACCGCGCCCGGGCAAACCTTCGACTTCGCACACCCGGGCACCGCGTTCCAGGTCGTCAGGGCGGATCTCGGCGCCTCGCAGCCCGATGCCAATCGCGCGACGTTCACCACCTCGGCCGGCGATCTGCTGATCTTCGGCGGGACGTCGTCGACGCCGTCCCTCATCAACGTGCCGAACCTCGATCTGTTCGCCGCGCAGGATGTGAGGCTCGAAGGGGATGCGGCGAATCGCCTCGTCCTCACCAACGCCCTGCAGAATTTCAGGCCGACCCGCGATCTGCTCATCACAGGCAACGCTGCGATCACCGCGACCGCACCGGGGAGCGCGGCGCCCAGCGGCACCGCGGCGCAGATCTTCCGTCCGGGCCGTGACATCGTCGTACAGGCGCAGGGCGGCAGCATCGCCATCGACGCACCGACGCAGGACTTCACCGCGCTCAACGGCAACATCTCATTCCTCGGCGGCAGCGGCGCGGACGATGCGGTGACCGTCACCGGCAGCGTCAACCAGTTCATCTCGACCGCGCAAGGCGCGGCACGAAACATCGTGCTCGGCGCCGGCAGCGGCGCACGCTCCAACGTGAGCGTGGTGTATTCGGGCGGGGCCAACGTGTCACCGTCTGGGGACGGCAACCTGGCCGATCAACGGATAGAGGCCGGCGGCGACGTACGCGTGCTCGGCGGCAGCGGCGCCGATGCGATCGGCGAGATCAGAACGGGCGCAGGACGCCAGCAGGTGCGGGCGGACGGCACGGTGCTCGTCGCCGGCGGCGCTGGCACTGGTGCGCGCGCTCGCATCCTTCACAGCGGTACCGCGGACCATGCGCAGCAGATCGGTGAAAGCCGCCTCACCGGCGGGCTCGATCCGGTGCCGTTCCCGTACCAGACCGACGCGATCGAGGTGCGGGGCGGGACCAATACCGATGCGACTGCGGAGATCACGTCCAGCGCGCGGCAACAGGTGTTCGTTCAGAACCTGTCCGGGACGCCTGGGAGTGCGGGAACCCTCAAGGTGCTCGGCGGCAGCGGCGCGGGGACCACGGCCCGCATCGACAGCACCGGCACGACCGAACAGGAGATCGGGCTGCCCAACTATCTCGTCGACCGCCCCGGCTTCAGGATGGGCGACATCACCGTCGAAGCGGGCACCGGCGTCGGCTCGGCCGTGCGCATCACGTCCGCGGCCTCGCAGCGCGTCACGACGAGCAGCGATTTCGGGGCACCGGGCGCGCTCGCCGTCAGAGGCATGGCGACCGATGCGTCGGCGTCGCTCACGGGCGCGGGCCAGGACATTCGCGTCAAGGGACTGACCGTCGAAGCCGGCGCAGGCAACAACGCCAACGCGCTGGTGCAATCGAGCACGACACAGACCATCCAGCACTCCGGTGTCAACGTTTTCGGCGGCGGCGGTGCGGGCGCGACCGCGACCGCCCAGATCCTCGCTGCGGAGAATCAGGCCATACAGCAGTTCTTCTCGGCCAACAGCGTCGTCAGAGGCGGCGCGGGCGCGAACTCCTTCGCGCGCATCAACACGCCGGCGACCCAGACCCTCTCGTTCAGCAACCTGCGCGTCGCAGGCGGCGACGGCGCGGGCGCTTTCGCGCGCGTCGATTCGGGCGCCGATCAACGACTGAGTCTGTCCACGATGACGATCGCAGGCGGGGCCGGCACCGACGCGTTCGGCAAGATCGACGCCGCCACCTCGCAGGCCGGCACGTTCGGCAGCGGCAACATCGGCGTCGCGAGCCTCACCGGCGGCGGCGGCACCGGTGCGTACGCGGCGTTCGAATCGGGCACGCTGCAATCGCTCGGGTACTCCTCGCTAACCCTGCAGGGCGGCACCGCGACGAGCACGCCGGCGCGTTTCGTCGCGGCGACCACACAATCGCTGTCCGGCGGCAACATCACGCTCCAGGCCGGCGGCAACGCGGATACCGCGGTCGCCGATGCGGGCGCGCTGCTCGAGGGGCGCTCGCAGTTCTTCTCCGGGTTCGGCGCGGTCATGGTCAACGGCGGCGCAGGCGTCGCCGGCAGCACGTCCGACGCGATCATCCGCAACCTCGCCGGCAATCAGACGCTGAACGCGGGCAGCGTGACCGTGCGCAGCGGTTTGCGCAATTCGCTGGGCGCGATCGTCAATGCGGGCGACGGCACCCAGATGCTCAGCGCATCCAGCGGGATCGCCGTTGCCGGCAGGTCGGCGGATACGACGGCGAACGCCATGATCCAGAACGTGCCGGCGACCACGCAGACGCTGAGCGCAAGCTTCGGCGGCATCACGATCGCCAATACCGGCGCGGGCGAAGCGCGCATCATCTCGGCCGCCGCGCAATCGACGACCTCGCAATTCCTGCACGTCACTACGGATTCCACGGGCTTATCGAGCCTCTCGGCGTCGGGGAACCAGCGGGTGGTCACGACCAACGGCGGGGTCGCCGCCGCCGGCGGTCGCAGTCTGCGCGTCGCAGGCATCGGCAGCGGCACCGCGAGCATCGTCTCGGGCGCGACCCAGCTCTTCGAGATCGACTACCCGGGTGTCATGACGACGGTATTCGGGACGCCGCCGCCCGGGTCCTTCGTGATCGGCGACACGACGTCGACCGGAACCTCGCTGATCCAGGGCAACAATCAGTTCATTTTCGCCGGCTCTGCTACCATACAGTCGGGAAGCGGTTCGGCATCGTCGGCCAAGCTCGATGCCGCCGGCACACAGGTGGTGAGCACACTTCCCGGCGGCATAACAATAGCAAGCGGCAGCGGCGCGGGTTCGTCGGCATCGATCGACCCCGAGTCGCAGAGTCTCGTGAGCAATGGACCGATGACCTTGAACGCCGTGGGAGGACCGGTGACGCTGGTGTCGAACGGACCGCAGAACATCATCGTGACCAACGGTCCGTTGACCGTGGGAGGCAGCTCGAGTGCCGCCGCCTCGTCGATCTTCACGTCCGGCACCCCCGACCAGCAAGTCATTATCGCCTCGGGCGGGGTCACCATCCTGCCGTTCGGAAGCATCGGGGCGAGCCCGGCGGGCGCGAGCGCGGGCGCTCTCGCAAGCAGCGCCTCGACCAACCAGCTCGTGCGCACGCAGGACGAGCTGGAGCGCACCCAAAGCGAGTTCGAGCGCCTGCTGGAGGAGGCGGAGGCCGAAGACCGACGTAGCCGCCGCGGCATAGGAGCCTGCCAGTGA